A single Tenacibaculum sp. 190524A02b DNA region contains:
- a CDS encoding DNA gyrase/topoisomerase IV subunit A → MSEDNNNYEHDEELNQESTENTETITKVTGMYKEWFLDYASYVILERAVPSIEDGFKPVQRRIMHSMKDLDDGRYNKVANIVGHTMQYHPHGDASIADAMVQMGQKELLIDMQGNWGNILTGDRAAASRYIEARLSKFALDVVFNAKTTEWQLSYDGRKKEPVNLPVKFPLLLAQGAEGIAVGLSTKILPHNFNELIDASIKYLKGRSFTIVPDFLTGGVADFTNYSDGKRGGKVRVRAKISQLDKKTLVITEIPFGTTTTSLIDSILKANDKGKIKIKRIEDNTAANVEILVHLPPNVSPDKTIDALYAFTNCENSISPLCCIIEDNKPVFIGVSEVLKKSTDFTVELLKQELEIRLHELEEQWHFSSLERIFIENRIYRDIEEVETWEGVIEAIDKGLAPHVTHLKRAVTEEDIVRLTEIRIKKISKFDIDKAKQFIEGLEEQIAEVKHSLDNLIDFAIDYYKNLKTKYGKGKERKTEIRIFDDIVATKVVMRNAKLYVNREEGFVGTSLKKDEYITDCADIDDVIVFRDNGTMIVTKVASKTFVGKGIIHIAVFKKKDKRTVYNMMYKDGTKGPSYMKRFNVTSITRDKEYDLTNGSKGSKVLYFTANPNGEAEVVTVLLRAVGSIKKLKWDIDFADLAIKSRSARGNQITKYAIKKIEFKEAGVSTLKPRKIWFDDTVRRLNVDERGELLGEFRAEDKILIATQSGKIKAVTPDLTMHFENDMIVLEKWNPKKPISAIYFDGNKERYYVKRFIIDSVDKEELFISEHEKSKLEIIATDYRPMAEVIFSKRSLEKIEVNFEEFISVKGIKALGNQLTTEKIRTVNLLESLPYEEPEEEKVEDIEVNEEEEVTDEALPLDIEETKPKEFEESKEDKAKKALERALQRKKKAAEEDDDSQTALF, encoded by the coding sequence ATGAGTGAAGACAACAACAATTACGAACATGATGAAGAGCTAAATCAAGAATCTACTGAAAATACAGAAACCATTACTAAGGTAACGGGAATGTATAAAGAATGGTTTTTAGATTACGCTTCGTATGTAATTTTAGAACGTGCGGTACCATCTATTGAAGATGGGTTTAAACCTGTACAGCGTCGTATAATGCATTCTATGAAAGATTTAGATGATGGACGTTACAATAAGGTAGCTAATATTGTAGGGCATACCATGCAGTATCATCCACACGGAGATGCTTCTATTGCGGATGCTATGGTACAAATGGGACAAAAAGAATTGTTAATAGATATGCAAGGTAACTGGGGAAATATCCTAACTGGTGATCGTGCAGCAGCGTCTCGTTATATTGAAGCACGATTGTCAAAGTTTGCATTAGATGTTGTTTTTAATGCTAAAACTACCGAATGGCAACTATCTTACGATGGTAGAAAAAAAGAACCAGTTAATCTGCCAGTAAAGTTTCCATTATTATTAGCACAGGGAGCAGAAGGTATTGCCGTTGGTTTGTCTACAAAAATATTGCCGCATAATTTTAACGAGTTAATTGATGCTTCTATTAAATATTTAAAAGGTAGAAGTTTTACCATTGTACCAGACTTTTTAACAGGAGGTGTGGCAGATTTTACTAATTATAGTGATGGTAAAAGAGGAGGAAAAGTAAGAGTTCGCGCTAAAATATCTCAGTTAGATAAAAAGACACTTGTAATTACAGAAATTCCTTTTGGAACCACTACCACTTCGTTAATTGATAGTATACTTAAAGCAAATGATAAAGGAAAAATCAAGATAAAAAGAATAGAAGATAATACAGCGGCTAATGTAGAGATATTAGTGCATTTACCACCAAATGTTTCGCCAGATAAAACCATAGATGCTTTATATGCATTTACCAATTGTGAAAACTCAATTTCACCACTGTGTTGTATTATTGAAGATAATAAGCCTGTTTTTATTGGGGTTTCTGAAGTTTTAAAAAAGTCAACAGATTTTACGGTAGAACTGTTAAAACAAGAATTAGAAATTCGTTTACACGAGTTAGAAGAACAGTGGCACTTCTCATCATTAGAGCGTATTTTTATTGAAAATAGAATTTACCGTGATATTGAAGAAGTAGAAACGTGGGAAGGTGTTATTGAGGCTATTGACAAAGGTTTAGCCCCACATGTTACACATTTGAAGAGAGCGGTTACTGAAGAAGATATTGTTAGATTGACAGAAATTCGAATAAAAAAGATATCTAAATTTGATATAGATAAAGCGAAGCAATTTATAGAAGGTTTAGAAGAACAAATTGCAGAAGTAAAACACAGCTTAGATAACTTGATAGACTTTGCTATTGATTATTATAAAAACCTAAAAACAAAGTACGGAAAAGGAAAAGAACGTAAAACAGAAATCAGAATATTTGATGATATTGTAGCTACAAAGGTAGTGATGCGTAATGCCAAACTATATGTTAACAGAGAAGAAGGTTTTGTAGGAACATCTTTAAAGAAAGATGAATATATTACAGATTGTGCAGATATAGATGATGTAATTGTGTTTAGAGACAATGGAACCATGATTGTAACCAAAGTTGCTTCTAAAACATTTGTAGGGAAAGGAATTATACACATTGCAGTCTTTAAAAAGAAAGACAAACGTACTGTTTATAATATGATGTATAAAGATGGTACTAAAGGTCCAAGTTATATGAAACGTTTTAATGTTACAAGTATAACTAGAGATAAAGAGTATGATTTAACGAATGGGAGTAAAGGTTCTAAAGTACTGTATTTTACTGCAAACCCAAATGGTGAAGCTGAGGTTGTCACTGTGTTATTAAGAGCAGTAGGAAGTATTAAAAAACTTAAATGGGATATTGATTTTGCAGATTTAGCGATAAAAAGTAGAAGTGCCAGAGGAAATCAAATTACCAAATATGCGATTAAAAAAATAGAGTTTAAAGAAGCAGGAGTTTCTACGTTAAAGCCAAGGAAAATTTGGTTTGATGATACTGTAAGGCGTCTAAATGTTGATGAGAGAGGTGAGTTATTAGGAGAATTTAGAGCAGAAGATAAAATACTGATAGCTACACAAAGTGGCAAAATAAAGGCTGTTACACCAGATTTAACAATGCATTTTGAAAATGATATGATTGTATTGGAAAAATGGAATCCTAAAAAGCCAATTTCAGCTATTTATTTTGACGGAAATAAAGAACGTTATTATGTTAAACGTTTTATAATAGATTCTGTAGATAAAGAAGAGCTGTTTATTTCTGAGCATGAAAAATCAAAATTAGAAATTATAGCTACAGATTATAGACCTATGGCTGAAGTAATTTTTTCAAAAAGAAGTTTAGAGAAAATCGAAGTCAATTTTGAAGAATTTATATCGGTAAAAGGAATTAAAGCGCTAGGGAATCAGTTGACTACGGAGAAAATAAGAACGGTTAATTTATTAGAGTCGTTACCTTATGAAGAACCAGAAGAAGAGAAAGTAGAGGATATAGAAGTTAATGAAGAAGAAGAAGTAACTGATGAGGCTTTACCTTTAGATATTGAAGAAACCAAACCTAAAGAGTTTGAAGAAAGTAAAGAGGATAAAGCTAAGAAGGCTTTAGAACGAGCGTTACAAAGAAAGAAAAAAGCTGCGGAAGAAGATGATGACAGTCAAACGGCATTATTTTAA
- a CDS encoding DNA topoisomerase IV subunit B: MAQETKYTEDNIRSLDWKEHIRMRPGMYIGKLGDGSSPDDGIYILVKEVLDNSIDEFVMGGGKTIEVSVQGNKVIVRDYGRGIPLGKVVDVVSKMNTGGKYDSKAFKKSVGLNGVGTKAVNALSTYFRVESTRDGKSASAEFEKGNLTNQDLLEETSRRRGTKVTFVADETIFKNYKYRPEYIIKLLKNYVYLNPGLTIVFNGEKFYSENGLKDLLEDNNNVEDMLYPIIHLRGDDIEIAMSHSKTQYSEEYHSFVNGQNTSQGGTHLAAFREAVVKTVREYYGKNFDASDIRKSIIGAISIKVMEPVFESQTKTKLGSTEMGGDLPTVRTYINDFVKTKLDNYLHKNTEVAEKLQKKILQAEKERKELSGIRKLARDRAKKASLHNKKLRDCRIHFADTKKEGYLDTTLFITEGDSASGSITKSRNVNTQAVFSLKGKPLNSYGLSKKIVYENEEFNLLQAALNIEDGMEGLRYNNIVIATDADVDGMHIRLLLITFFLQFFPEVIKEGHLYILETPLFRVRNKKETIYCYSEEEKQQAINKLKGKPEITRFKGLGEISPNEFVHFIGDDIRLDPVMLDKQMSIDQMLQFYMGKNTPDRQKFIINNLKVELDLLEDQK, encoded by the coding sequence ATGGCACAAGAAACAAAATATACCGAAGATAATATACGATCGCTCGACTGGAAGGAACATATCAGAATGCGCCCGGGGATGTATATCGGGAAGTTAGGAGATGGGTCATCACCAGATGATGGTATATATATACTTGTAAAAGAAGTTTTAGACAACTCTATTGATGAGTTTGTTATGGGAGGAGGAAAAACCATAGAAGTATCTGTACAAGGAAATAAAGTAATTGTAAGAGATTACGGACGTGGTATTCCGTTAGGAAAAGTAGTAGATGTGGTTTCTAAAATGAATACAGGAGGAAAGTATGATTCTAAAGCTTTTAAAAAATCTGTTGGATTAAATGGAGTTGGTACCAAAGCTGTAAATGCTTTGTCTACCTATTTTAGGGTAGAATCAACTAGAGATGGAAAGTCAGCTTCTGCCGAATTTGAAAAAGGAAACTTAACAAATCAAGATCTTTTAGAAGAAACTTCAAGAAGACGAGGAACTAAGGTAACTTTTGTTGCTGATGAAACCATTTTTAAAAACTATAAATACCGCCCAGAGTACATTATAAAGCTATTAAAAAACTATGTGTACCTAAACCCAGGGTTAACCATTGTTTTTAATGGAGAGAAGTTTTATTCAGAAAATGGATTAAAAGATTTATTAGAGGATAACAATAATGTAGAAGACATGTTGTACCCTATAATTCATCTTAGAGGTGATGATATTGAAATAGCAATGTCTCACAGTAAAACGCAATACTCAGAAGAATACCATTCTTTTGTAAACGGACAAAATACATCCCAAGGAGGTACGCACTTAGCAGCTTTTAGAGAAGCAGTTGTAAAAACTGTTCGTGAATATTACGGGAAAAACTTTGACGCATCAGATATACGTAAGTCAATTATTGGAGCGATATCCATAAAGGTAATGGAACCCGTTTTTGAAAGTCAAACAAAAACAAAGTTAGGTTCTACAGAAATGGGAGGAGACTTACCAACGGTTAGAACGTATATAAATGATTTTGTTAAAACGAAGTTAGATAATTACCTACATAAAAATACGGAAGTAGCCGAGAAGCTTCAAAAGAAAATATTACAAGCAGAAAAAGAAAGAAAGGAGTTATCAGGAATACGAAAATTAGCTAGAGATAGAGCTAAAAAAGCAAGTCTACACAATAAAAAATTAAGAGACTGCCGAATTCATTTTGCCGATACTAAAAAAGAAGGGTATTTAGATACTACATTATTTATAACGGAGGGAGATTCGGCTAGTGGATCTATTACCAAATCTAGAAATGTAAATACGCAAGCGGTATTTAGTTTAAAAGGAAAACCATTAAATTCTTATGGTTTAAGTAAAAAGATAGTGTATGAAAATGAAGAGTTTAATTTACTACAGGCAGCATTGAATATTGAAGATGGAATGGAAGGCTTACGTTACAATAATATTGTAATAGCAACCGATGCCGATGTAGATGGAATGCACATCCGATTGTTATTAATCACTTTCTTTTTACAATTCTTCCCTGAGGTTATTAAAGAAGGGCATTTATATATTTTAGAAACACCACTTTTTAGAGTGCGTAATAAAAAAGAAACTATTTATTGTTATTCAGAAGAAGAAAAACAACAAGCAATCAATAAATTAAAAGGAAAGCCAGAAATAACTCGATTTAAGGGACTAGGGGAGATTTCACCAAATGAATTTGTACATTTTATTGGAGATGATATTCGTTTAGACCCAGTAATGTTAGATAAACAAATGTCTATAGATCAAATGCTACAGTTTTATATGGGAAAAAATACTCCAGACAGACAGAAGTTTATTATTAATAACCTTAAGGTGGAGTTAGACTTGTTAGAAGATCAAAAATAA
- a CDS encoding T9SS type A sorting domain-containing protein, whose product MKKITLVLASTLFTNLSFSQVTLDAEYEDNLSIVKFAKAGDKIVVCNHGEAAVVVPDSTKPNKGTNTIVKIYNLDNSIYKTIDIGNADRIEDVSQHIVNTDDKLELMISHTEYDSANNTNSYAFYIINEDLEEVFRADDWSVGEQVFEGRQHEDKFLFQTQEGVKLLLQKYNNTTNDTKYRVYSLEGSATLSNKEIKVAAEDKAYPNPSIETVNIPYTALNNELVEIQVYDLNGKLLEDKKADNQFNKLKLNVSSYATGTYIYTVKNSLGTYNGKFIKE is encoded by the coding sequence ATGAAAAAAATTACACTAGTACTAGCCAGTACTTTATTTACTAACTTATCTTTTTCACAAGTTACATTAGATGCCGAATATGAGGATAATTTATCTATTGTGAAATTTGCCAAAGCTGGAGATAAGATTGTGGTTTGTAATCATGGAGAAGCAGCGGTTGTAGTTCCTGATTCTACTAAACCTAATAAAGGAACAAATACAATTGTAAAAATATACAATCTAGATAATTCTATCTATAAAACCATTGATATTGGGAACGCAGATAGAATAGAAGATGTTTCACAGCATATTGTGAATACAGACGATAAGTTAGAGTTAATGATTTCACATACCGAATATGATTCAGCTAATAATACTAATAGTTATGCGTTTTATATTATTAATGAAGATTTAGAAGAAGTATTCAGAGCAGATGATTGGAGTGTTGGAGAGCAAGTTTTTGAAGGTAGACAACATGAAGATAAATTTTTGTTTCAAACACAAGAAGGAGTTAAATTGTTATTACAGAAATATAACAATACAACTAATGATACAAAATATAGAGTGTATAGTTTAGAAGGAAGTGCAACTTTATCTAATAAAGAAATAAAAGTAGCAGCAGAAGACAAAGCGTACCCAAATCCAAGTATTGAAACTGTTAATATCCCTTACACAGCATTAAACAATGAACTAGTAGAGATTCAAGTATACGATTTAAATGGAAAGCTATTAGAGGATAAAAAAGCAGACAATCAATTTAATAAGTTAAAGCTTAATGTGAGTAGTTATGCAACAGGAACTTATATTTACACAGTTAAAAATTCATTAGGAACTTACAATGGAAAGTTTATAAAAGAATAA
- a CDS encoding OmpH family outer membrane protein yields MKFKTTLFIAIFFVSMCNAQQSKVGTVDSEFIISKMPQMKGVLKRLENYSKQLDSTFQLKATDYKAKIDALKKEEKTLTEENKKARVQEIVALEQDMGKFRQNGTTLMQLRRDEYMRPLYKKLTEVINEVAKANNYTQILTTTGNQFAFLDERFDITKKVMDKLGIKE; encoded by the coding sequence ATGAAATTTAAAACTACATTATTTATAGCTATCTTTTTTGTTAGCATGTGTAATGCACAACAATCTAAAGTTGGTACAGTTGATAGCGAATTTATTATTAGTAAAATGCCGCAAATGAAAGGTGTTTTAAAAAGACTTGAAAACTACAGTAAGCAACTAGACTCTACTTTTCAACTAAAAGCTACAGATTATAAAGCTAAAATAGACGCCTTAAAAAAAGAAGAAAAAACATTAACCGAAGAAAATAAAAAAGCTAGAGTACAAGAAATTGTGGCTTTAGAACAAGACATGGGAAAGTTTCGCCAGAATGGCACTACCTTAATGCAATTACGCAGAGATGAGTATATGAGGCCTTTGTATAAAAAACTTACTGAGGTTATTAACGAAGTAGCCAAAGCTAATAATTATACTCAAATCTTAACCACTACTGGAAATCAATTTGCCTTTCTAGATGAGCGTTTTGATATTACTAAGAAGGTTATGGATAAACTAGGAATTAAAGAATAA
- a CDS encoding AAA family ATPase, which produces MNYKDIKTLGDLKKAGYKSISIKDELRNNLIAKLKNNETVFEGVWGYENTVIPELETAILSRHNINLLGLRGQAKTRLARLMITLLDEYIPIVAGSEINDDPFFPISRYAKELIKEKGEETPIVWLHREERFFEKLATPDVTVADLIGDIDPIKAMNLKLNYADDRVIHFGMIPRANRSIFVINEIPDLQARIQVALFNILQEGDVQIRGFKVRLPLDIQFVFTANPEDYTNRGSIVTPLKDRIGSQILTHYPESVEIAEKITQQEAKLLQEQKEGVYVSKLARKLVEQISFEARKSEYVDVKSGVSARMSISIFENLLSTAERRAFLTADDTTSVRLLDFFGTIPAITGKIELVYEGEQEGANAVAQHLIGSAIKTLFVEIFPEIKKLRKETEESPYDNLSAWFLTNEIELLDDMDDTYFNDQLNNIQPLEVLINKYEPNLNEKDKPFLKELILWALSEFKILNKERFTRGFQYNDPLSSYIRRI; this is translated from the coding sequence ATGAATTATAAAGACATAAAAACACTTGGAGATTTAAAAAAAGCAGGGTATAAATCAATAAGTATAAAAGACGAACTACGTAATAATTTAATAGCGAAATTAAAAAATAATGAAACGGTTTTTGAAGGTGTTTGGGGTTATGAAAATACCGTAATACCTGAATTAGAAACCGCTATTTTGTCTAGGCATAATATTAATTTATTAGGATTAAGAGGGCAAGCAAAAACTCGTTTAGCTAGATTAATGATAACCTTATTGGATGAATATATACCAATAGTAGCGGGTTCAGAAATTAATGACGATCCTTTTTTTCCAATATCTAGATATGCAAAAGAATTAATAAAAGAAAAAGGGGAAGAAACACCAATTGTTTGGTTACATAGAGAGGAGCGTTTTTTTGAAAAGTTAGCCACACCAGATGTAACAGTTGCAGATTTAATAGGGGATATTGACCCAATTAAAGCCATGAATTTGAAACTTAATTATGCAGATGATAGAGTAATTCATTTTGGAATGATTCCTAGAGCAAATAGAAGCATATTTGTAATTAATGAAATTCCAGATTTACAAGCCCGTATTCAAGTAGCCTTATTTAATATTTTACAAGAAGGTGATGTGCAAATTAGAGGGTTTAAAGTACGTTTACCCTTAGACATCCAATTTGTTTTTACCGCAAATCCTGAAGATTACACAAATAGAGGGAGTATTGTAACTCCGTTAAAAGATAGAATAGGCTCACAAATATTAACCCATTATCCAGAATCGGTAGAGATAGCGGAAAAAATAACACAGCAAGAAGCAAAGTTATTACAGGAGCAAAAAGAAGGAGTTTATGTATCTAAATTAGCAAGGAAACTGGTTGAACAAATAAGTTTTGAAGCAAGGAAAAGTGAATATGTTGATGTTAAGAGTGGTGTAAGTGCAAGAATGAGTATTTCAATATTTGAAAATTTATTAAGTACAGCAGAAAGAAGAGCTTTTTTAACAGCTGATGATACAACTAGTGTTCGGTTGTTGGATTTCTTTGGAACCATACCCGCAATAACTGGTAAAATAGAGCTAGTTTATGAAGGGGAACAAGAAGGAGCAAATGCAGTAGCTCAACACCTTATAGGTAGTGCTATAAAAACACTTTTTGTAGAAATATTTCCTGAAATTAAAAAATTACGAAAAGAAACAGAAGAATCACCTTATGATAATTTATCAGCTTGGTTCTTAACAAATGAAATTGAATTGCTAGATGATATGGATGACACGTATTTTAACGACCAGTTAAACAATATTCAACCGCTAGAGGTTTTGATAAATAAATATGAGCCAAATCTTAATGAAAAAGACAAACCATTTTTAAAAGAATTAATTTTATGGGCGTTATCTGAGTTTAAAATTTTGAACAAAGAAAGGTTTACAAGAGGCTTTCAATATAATGATCCGTTATCAAGTTATATTAGAAGAATATAA